The following proteins are encoded in a genomic region of Mycteria americana isolate JAX WOST 10 ecotype Jacksonville Zoo and Gardens chromosome 14, USCA_MyAme_1.0, whole genome shotgun sequence:
- the AURKA gene encoding aurora kinase A isoform X1, translating to MRLFSSGTMDKNMKENHSGYPGRGTKVANPIGDGPKRVPVSQHSAQSWLLNSGVQAQRVLCPSNFAQRVPVQSQKPVLSNQKLSNNQTTQQPRPKFLVQPTARPQVPSKSNEKPQQAPVPAKNSEAESTSKQKNEETAKKKNEETKKRQWSLDDFEIGRPLGKGKFGNVYLAREKQSKFILALKVLFKTQLEEAGVEHQLRREVEIQSHLRHPNILRLYGYFHDVTRVYLILEYAPRGEVYKELQKLTKFDEQRTANYITELADALSYCHSKSVIHRDIKPENLLLGSNGELKIADFGWSVHAPSSRRTTLCGTLDYLPPEMIEGRTHDEKVDIWSLGVLCYEFLVGKPPFEAETYQETYRAISRVEFKFPPFVTEGARDLISKLLKHNPFHRLPLKDVLLHPWITANSTKIPDSRKSDVAAPSRT from the exons gttGCTAATCCCATTGGGGATGGCCCGAAACGTGTCCCTGTGTCTCAGCATTCTGCCCAGAGCTGGTTACTGAACAGTGGAGTTCAAGCACAACGTGTTCTGTGTCCTTCAAACTTTGCCCAGCGAGTTCCTGTACAATCACAAAAACCTGTACTGTCAAACCAAAAACTGTCTAATAACCAGACAACGCAGCAGCCCCGACCAAAGTTTCTGGTCCAACCGACTGCTAGGCCTCAGGTTCCAAGCAAGAGCAATGAAAAACCTCAACAGGCTCCAGTACCTG CAAAAAATTCTGAAGCAGAAAGCACCTCTAAACAGAAAAACGAAGagactgctaaaaagaaaaatgaagagactaAAAA GAGGCAATGGTCTCTTGATGATTTTGAAATCGGTCGTCCtctggggaaaggaaaatttGGAAATGTGTACCTGGCACGTGAAAAGCAGAGTAAATTTATTCTTGCACTGAAAGTGCTCTTTAAAACACAACTTGAGGAAGCTGGTGTAGAACATCAACTACGAAGAGAAGTTGAAATACAGTCTCATCTTAG GCACCCCAACATTCTCAGATTATATGGCTACTTCCACGATGTTACAAGAGTCTACCTTATTCTAGAGTATGCACCTCGTGGAGAAGTCTACAAAGAACTTCAGAAGCTTACCAAGTTTGATGAGCAAAGAACTGCAAAT TATATCACAGAACTAGCAGATGCCCTATCATACTGTCATTCAAAGAGTGTGATTCACCGAGACATCAAGCCAGAAAACTTGCTGCTTGGCTCAAATGGAGAATTAAAAATTGCTGACTTTGGATGGTCTGTGCATGCTCCATCTTCTAG GAGAACAACTCTCTGTGGGACACTTGACTACCTGCCTCCTGAAATGATTGAGGGAAGAACACATGATGAAAAGGTGGATATTTGGAGCCTGGGAGTTCTGTGTTATGAATTCCTTGTAGGGAAACCACCTTTTGAAGCAGAAACATACCAGGAAACCTACAGAGCTATTTCCAGG GTGGAATTCAAGTTTCCTCCATTTGTAACAGAAGGTGCGAGGGATTTAATTTCAAAGCTTCTGAAGCATAACCCATTCCATCGACTGCCCCTGAAGGATGTACTACTTCATCCCTGGATTACAGCAAACTCTACAAAGATACCTGACAGCAGAAAGAGTGATGTTGCTGCCCCATCCAGAACATAG
- the AURKA gene encoding aurora kinase A isoform X2 codes for MKNLNRLQYLAKNSEAESTSKQKNEETAKKKNEETKKRQWSLDDFEIGRPLGKGKFGNVYLAREKQSKFILALKVLFKTQLEEAGVEHQLRREVEIQSHLRHPNILRLYGYFHDVTRVYLILEYAPRGEVYKELQKLTKFDEQRTANYITELADALSYCHSKSVIHRDIKPENLLLGSNGELKIADFGWSVHAPSSRRTTLCGTLDYLPPEMIEGRTHDEKVDIWSLGVLCYEFLVGKPPFEAETYQETYRAISRVEFKFPPFVTEGARDLISKLLKHNPFHRLPLKDVLLHPWITANSTKIPDSRKSDVAAPSRT; via the exons ATGAAAAACCTCAACAGGCTCCAGTAC TTAGCAAAAAATTCTGAAGCAGAAAGCACCTCTAAACAGAAAAACGAAGagactgctaaaaagaaaaatgaagagactaAAAA GAGGCAATGGTCTCTTGATGATTTTGAAATCGGTCGTCCtctggggaaaggaaaatttGGAAATGTGTACCTGGCACGTGAAAAGCAGAGTAAATTTATTCTTGCACTGAAAGTGCTCTTTAAAACACAACTTGAGGAAGCTGGTGTAGAACATCAACTACGAAGAGAAGTTGAAATACAGTCTCATCTTAG GCACCCCAACATTCTCAGATTATATGGCTACTTCCACGATGTTACAAGAGTCTACCTTATTCTAGAGTATGCACCTCGTGGAGAAGTCTACAAAGAACTTCAGAAGCTTACCAAGTTTGATGAGCAAAGAACTGCAAAT TATATCACAGAACTAGCAGATGCCCTATCATACTGTCATTCAAAGAGTGTGATTCACCGAGACATCAAGCCAGAAAACTTGCTGCTTGGCTCAAATGGAGAATTAAAAATTGCTGACTTTGGATGGTCTGTGCATGCTCCATCTTCTAG GAGAACAACTCTCTGTGGGACACTTGACTACCTGCCTCCTGAAATGATTGAGGGAAGAACACATGATGAAAAGGTGGATATTTGGAGCCTGGGAGTTCTGTGTTATGAATTCCTTGTAGGGAAACCACCTTTTGAAGCAGAAACATACCAGGAAACCTACAGAGCTATTTCCAGG GTGGAATTCAAGTTTCCTCCATTTGTAACAGAAGGTGCGAGGGATTTAATTTCAAAGCTTCTGAAGCATAACCCATTCCATCGACTGCCCCTGAAGGATGTACTACTTCATCCCTGGATTACAGCAAACTCTACAAAGATACCTGACAGCAGAAAGAGTGATGTTGCTGCCCCATCCAGAACATAG